In a single window of the Leptospira sanjuanensis genome:
- a CDS encoding tetratricopeptide repeat protein — MKSILQIILHSLLLLILSFGLSSEENVIAGSHEDGEKLLEENQYIKAESLAISLLTNNPSDPKAEFILTRAWIGIAKEEKKRGNYDRAKQFFQKAYLKWPLNQELKAEIESIGKRAHQRSINPTSYNPSSRQGNTIILLDSEIYGSIQEIKEELNFILSQSKSFREGAEHFTSKERLYQTAIGILALFSLVNLVLTFLVWRKK, encoded by the coding sequence ATGAAATCAATATTGCAAATTATTCTCCATTCCTTACTCCTTCTCATTCTTTCATTTGGTTTGTCCTCTGAAGAAAACGTGATAGCCGGAAGTCATGAAGACGGAGAAAAGCTCTTAGAAGAAAACCAATATATAAAAGCGGAAAGCCTCGCAATCTCTCTACTCACAAACAACCCCTCCGATCCGAAAGCCGAATTCATTCTTACCAGAGCTTGGATCGGAATCGCAAAAGAAGAAAAGAAACGCGGGAATTACGACCGAGCAAAACAATTTTTCCAGAAAGCATATCTAAAATGGCCTTTGAATCAAGAATTGAAAGCGGAGATTGAATCGATCGGTAAACGAGCGCATCAAAGATCGATCAACCCTACTTCTTACAATCCAAGTTCGCGCCAGGGAAACACGATCATTCTTTTGGATTCGGAGATCTACGGTTCGATTCAAGAGATCAAAGAGGAATTGAATTTCATATTGTCTCAGTCGAAGTCGTTTCGAGAAGGAGCCGAGCACTTTACTTCTAAGGAAAGATTGTATCAGACAGCGATCGGCATTCTCGCTCTCTTTTCATTAGTAAACTTGGTTTTAACGTTTTTGGTGTGGAGAAAAAAATAA
- a CDS encoding LA_3334 family protein, with protein sequence MKKIYILFFACVLSLTAPRFASELLLKNGEAYLIEEINESADVVTLRWKGRQYRIPKSEIQRIDYQKKGPEISYSYSEFRLTDGSSIRGIIVERKKDRLIFRTDLGFVEVEKSKIQNLSSGSLENETETPDLPEKYLSGRSGENRLFVGGSVLFQANHGQWSSTNPGTGGFGLFIEKGFLNHPLWFFGFLSEYSYAPSAQGSITLWNQSGYIGKQWGSFAPYFLAGGGVTGVQWAHNSKSQSGIDPEILGEFGWAWEFGNGSRLRVGVRSQCTFESADSLCRSGLRISWGLLL encoded by the coding sequence GTGAAGAAAATCTATATTCTCTTTTTTGCATGTGTTTTGTCTTTAACCGCCCCTCGGTTCGCCTCGGAACTACTCCTAAAAAACGGAGAAGCCTACTTAATCGAAGAAATTAACGAAAGCGCGGATGTCGTGACACTCCGCTGGAAGGGGCGACAATACCGAATTCCAAAGTCCGAGATCCAAAGAATCGACTACCAAAAGAAAGGCCCGGAAATTTCTTACAGTTATTCCGAATTCCGATTAACGGATGGAAGTTCGATACGCGGAATCATAGTAGAACGCAAAAAGGATCGTTTGATCTTTCGAACCGATCTCGGTTTTGTAGAAGTGGAAAAATCCAAAATTCAAAACCTAAGCTCCGGTTCATTGGAAAATGAAACCGAAACTCCCGATTTACCGGAAAAGTATCTGTCGGGTCGATCGGGCGAAAACCGACTTTTTGTAGGAGGAAGCGTTCTCTTTCAAGCAAATCACGGGCAATGGAGCAGTACAAATCCAGGCACCGGCGGATTCGGACTTTTTATCGAAAAAGGATTCTTAAACCATCCGCTTTGGTTTTTCGGTTTTCTTTCCGAATATTCATACGCGCCTTCCGCCCAAGGCTCCATTACACTTTGGAATCAATCGGGCTATATCGGCAAACAGTGGGGATCGTTTGCGCCGTATTTCCTAGCGGGTGGCGGTGTTACCGGTGTTCAATGGGCGCACAATTCCAAATCTCAAAGCGGAATCGATCCCGAAATTTTAGGAGAATTCGGTTGGGCCTGGGAATTCGGAAACGGTTCCAGGCTCCGGGTCGGTGTTCGATCCCAATGCACGTTTGAATCGGCTGATTCACTTTGTCGATCCGGTCTTCGTATTTCTTGGGGGTTGTTGTTATGA
- a CDS encoding biotin/lipoyl-containing protein, which produces MIEENFRFRHREEEIPVRVRSNSPGDTSVSIVLDGVVHDFRISRNFQSEGNGLFSGPGNHWRILRKGNQIFIHYKGWNTKVVLSNREIHLEEGSGGLIKSPMPGKVIRVLVSPGSSVKKGTVLAIVEAMKMENNILSPGEGTVEEVLAGEGSMVSQDDVILKLNLG; this is translated from the coding sequence GTGATCGAGGAGAATTTTCGTTTTAGACATAGGGAAGAAGAAATTCCCGTTCGAGTTCGATCCAATTCTCCCGGAGACACATCCGTATCGATCGTGTTAGACGGTGTCGTTCACGATTTTCGGATATCCAGAAATTTTCAGAGCGAAGGCAACGGGCTTTTTTCGGGTCCGGGCAATCACTGGAGAATTCTCCGGAAGGGAAACCAGATCTTTATCCACTACAAAGGCTGGAATACCAAAGTCGTATTGTCCAACCGCGAAATTCATCTGGAAGAGGGAAGCGGCGGTTTGATCAAAAGTCCGATGCCGGGCAAGGTCATCCGTGTTTTGGTTTCTCCCGGATCTTCGGTAAAAAAAGGAACCGTGCTTGCGATCGTGGAAGCGATGAAGATGGAAAACAATATTCTTTCTCCGGGCGAAGGAACGGTGGAAGAAGTTTTGGCCGGAGAAGGTTCGATGGTTTCCCAAGACGACGTGATTTTGAAATTGAATCTGGGTTAG
- a CDS encoding Kelch repeat-containing protein has translation MFRHIENRFRNSNQFLSKTKRNTTARSKIKSIIQKVKYSIYLLCINLFVFLLSNCQNSPLSKIHDQETAKVTLAGVTQLGPRSATISWECSASLPGSIIYGKAGIESAATSLENSKIHSMTLSNLDSNTDYLAYVFCSSDVENLQGVPLAFKTWVSDFPNRTRGLWIVGGIGADAAPVSQIDFYDPVTSTWFPAATSVPTPRAFANVVSHNEKIYVIGGLERQAGVYVASKKVEAYDPYSEKWTTLSDLPTANQGGVIASVGEEIFIIAGTTTTDMTTGTVINTVLRFYPGLGTSGIWQSYTSLTAIFSRVDMSGCGLNGSILFTGGRFTNDGSSQATSDAYVPSINSTSSAGEPSINLARHGAGSACVKPLSSDPYATDPEWFAVIGGSTGTSTLQPVGSITPSNRTDFFQIGSGAFTIGPILPASVYFPGVQASYETRKLFVFGGASALNIPTDSVYSIGLQNPIASTWSLDSQKMPRARYAHKAIRIDR, from the coding sequence ATGTTCCGTCACATCGAGAATCGATTTCGCAATTCGAATCAATTTCTTTCCAAAACCAAAAGGAACACAACGGCTCGATCAAAAATAAAATCCATCATTCAAAAAGTAAAATATTCGATTTATCTTCTATGCATAAACCTTTTCGTTTTTTTACTCTCAAATTGCCAAAACTCCCCTCTCTCTAAGATCCACGATCAGGAGACAGCAAAAGTAACGTTAGCGGGCGTCACTCAACTCGGACCGCGATCCGCTACGATTTCTTGGGAATGTTCCGCGTCTTTACCGGGTTCGATCATTTACGGAAAAGCCGGAATTGAATCGGCGGCCACAAGTTTAGAAAACTCCAAAATTCATTCTATGACTCTTTCCAACTTAGATTCTAACACGGACTACCTGGCTTATGTATTTTGTTCTTCGGACGTAGAGAATTTGCAAGGAGTTCCACTTGCGTTCAAAACCTGGGTCAGCGATTTTCCGAATCGAACTCGCGGACTTTGGATCGTGGGCGGAATCGGTGCCGATGCCGCTCCGGTTTCTCAAATCGATTTTTATGATCCCGTAACTTCAACTTGGTTTCCGGCGGCAACTTCGGTCCCTACTCCTCGCGCATTTGCAAACGTTGTCTCTCACAATGAAAAAATTTATGTCATCGGCGGCCTTGAAAGACAAGCCGGTGTTTACGTTGCCTCTAAAAAAGTAGAAGCTTACGACCCGTATTCGGAAAAGTGGACTACACTTTCCGATCTTCCCACCGCCAACCAAGGCGGGGTCATTGCAAGCGTCGGAGAAGAAATCTTTATCATCGCGGGAACTACGACGACTGACATGACGACCGGAACTGTAATCAATACAGTTTTACGATTCTATCCCGGACTTGGAACCTCCGGAATTTGGCAAAGTTATACATCCTTGACCGCGATCTTTTCGAGAGTGGATATGAGCGGTTGCGGACTCAACGGTTCCATTCTTTTTACGGGTGGAAGATTTACGAACGACGGCTCCTCTCAAGCAACGTCAGACGCGTATGTCCCTTCCATCAATTCAACATCGAGCGCGGGAGAGCCTTCGATCAATCTTGCAAGACACGGAGCGGGTTCCGCCTGCGTAAAACCTTTAAGTTCCGACCCTTACGCGACGGATCCGGAATGGTTCGCAGTCATCGGCGGTTCCACCGGAACGAGCACGCTGCAGCCCGTTGGTTCAATTACTCCATCCAACAGAACGGACTTTTTTCAAATCGGTTCGGGTGCGTTTACGATCGGACCGATTCTTCCTGCCTCGGTTTATTTTCCCGGTGTCCAAGCCTCGTACGAGACACGAAAACTTTTCGTCTTTGGAGGAGCAAGCGCATTGAACATTCCTACAGATTCCGTTTACTCGATCGGTCTTCAAAATCCAATAGCAAGCACTTGGTCGCTGGATTCTCAGAAAATGCCAAGGGCGCGCTACGCTCACAAAGCAATTCGGATCGACAGGTGA
- a CDS encoding acetyl-CoA carboxylase biotin carboxylase subunit, protein MISKLLIANRGEIAVRVIRTCQKLGIKTVAVYSDADKDSPHVKLADESVYVGEPSPASSYLNISNILDAIRKTKAQAVHPGYGFLSEKTEFAKALEKENVLFLGPSPESMELMGDKINSRIKMEAAGVPVVPGYNGQNQDPETLQKEAERIGYPLMIKATAGGGGKGMKRVYKPGEFLSSLESAQREAQKAFGDGTVFIEKYIETPRHIEVQVFGDKHGNVMHLFERECSIQRRHQKVIEESPAPNLPAALRDEICKVAVKAAQSIQYVGAGTVEFILGKDGKFYFLEMNTRLQVEHPVTEYITGQDLVEWQIRVAEGKKLSDLTGGKEITQNGHAIEARIYAEDPENNFLPSTGILEYIEFPDREFLRVDTGVETGSEITVYYDPMIAKMIAWGKTREECAARLKESVESTVIFGPVTNTFYLSGILSHEEFKKGLTHTHFLEEQTILFAPEREVQADAFSFAAAALSEKKKSQGIWEAVGQGGFW, encoded by the coding sequence TTGATCTCCAAACTTCTGATCGCAAACCGCGGAGAAATTGCGGTGCGCGTCATCCGCACTTGTCAAAAACTCGGAATCAAAACCGTGGCCGTGTATTCGGACGCGGACAAGGATTCTCCGCACGTAAAACTCGCCGACGAATCGGTGTATGTAGGGGAACCGAGTCCGGCTTCTTCTTATTTAAATATTTCTAATATTCTCGACGCGATCCGTAAAACGAAAGCGCAAGCCGTCCATCCAGGTTACGGATTTTTGTCCGAAAAAACCGAATTCGCAAAAGCATTAGAAAAAGAGAATGTTCTTTTCCTCGGACCGAGTCCCGAATCGATGGAGCTGATGGGGGATAAGATCAACTCCCGGATCAAGATGGAAGCCGCCGGTGTCCCGGTCGTTCCGGGATACAACGGACAAAATCAAGATCCGGAGACGCTTCAAAAGGAAGCCGAACGGATCGGATATCCTCTGATGATAAAGGCGACGGCCGGGGGAGGAGGAAAGGGAATGAAGCGGGTTTATAAACCCGGAGAATTTCTTTCTTCCCTTGAGTCCGCACAAAGAGAAGCGCAAAAAGCTTTCGGAGACGGAACCGTTTTTATCGAAAAATACATCGAAACTCCCCGCCATATCGAAGTGCAGGTGTTCGGCGATAAACACGGAAACGTAATGCACTTGTTCGAACGGGAATGTTCGATTCAAAGAAGACATCAAAAGGTGATCGAAGAATCTCCCGCGCCGAATCTTCCGGCTGCGCTTCGAGATGAAATCTGCAAGGTCGCGGTCAAAGCGGCGCAGTCGATCCAATACGTCGGCGCCGGAACGGTGGAATTCATTCTGGGTAAGGACGGAAAATTCTACTTCCTCGAGATGAATACGAGACTTCAAGTGGAACATCCCGTAACGGAATACATCACCGGACAAGATTTGGTGGAATGGCAGATTCGAGTCGCCGAAGGAAAGAAACTTTCCGATTTAACCGGAGGAAAAGAAATCACACAGAACGGACACGCAATCGAAGCGCGAATCTACGCCGAAGATCCAGAAAATAATTTTTTACCGTCCACGGGTATATTAGAATATATTGAATTTCCCGATCGGGAGTTTTTACGGGTCGATACGGGGGTGGAAACCGGATCGGAAATCACAGTATATTACGATCCGATGATCGCCAAGATGATCGCTTGGGGAAAAACGCGGGAAGAATGCGCCGCCCGTTTGAAAGAATCCGTCGAGTCCACGGTGATCTTCGGGCCTGTTACGAACACGTTCTACTTATCCGGAATTCTTTCCCATGAAGAATTTAAGAAAGGACTGACGCACACTCACTTTCTCGAAGAACAGACGATTCTTTTCGCTCCGGAACGAGAAGTGCAAGCCGACGCGTTTTCCTTTGCGGCCGCCGCGTTGTCCGAAAAGAAAAAATCCCAAGGAATTTGGGAGGCCGTAGGGCAGGGAGGTTTCTGGTGA